ATCTATTCAccgctttgactcgttatgtatcgcaattttaaaatgtgtatgctaGGAAAAGAtttccacgctcttataaagaatgtttcgtttgactctccaaccgacgtgggatctcagaatAAATTAACCAAATACGAAGTAAATAAGCTTTGAAAGACCAAACCTATACTATATAGAGCTATCCCAATTGGTACCTAGAGCTACAAAAGCACTTGTTGATAGAGATTAGGAATAGGCATGTCATAAGAGGGCTAGTTGGTGATAGTGATCTTAGATATTGAGGACCCAAAATGAGTGGTAGTTCATAGGTTATTGaacccaacaaaaaaggaaagaagggaGAAAGAATGCAAATAGAATAGGTCACTATATGTGTCATGTGCTATGCTTTGCTTCATACACTTTCCATCCCTTTCACAAATAGAATCATATAATTGTTTTCGTTCGTTTAGATTTCATTCTTCTCAATTATCGAAGAGAGAATCAAACCGAAATATCTTACTTTGAACTTCAATGCTCGATAGTGGCTCGGTTAAGAAAACCCATCGCAGCCATAGCGTAATAGTCATGACTTTTGGACCCGAACTTGAGTGATCTATTTATGATTAGGATGAAACTTGGGTGAAAATAAGTAGAGGTCCAAATCAAACCGTGCTGAAGAATTCAGAAATgtatgatgtcccacattagttggggaggagaacaaaccaccatttatcagggtgtggaaaccttcccctaacagacgcgttttaaagccttgaggggaagcccgaaagggaaagtccaaagaggacaatatctgctagcggtggatctgggtcgttacaaatggtatcagatctAGAtaccagacgatgtgccagccttctcactgttccccaaagggggatagacacgaggcggtgtgccagtaaggacNgagggggggggggggggggtggattgtgatgtcctacattggttgggaggaaaacaaaccacaattttaaagccttgtggggaaagcccaaaaaaaatacaatatctgctagcggtggatctgggtcgttacaaaatgcgtctatcatataaaaaaatcgaAATAGACAGTTATCGATACAACCTCGAACAATATGTTGCTGACATTTTTGGGAGgatcatgttcaagtaatcaCTTAAAGGGTTTATAGTatggataaaattaaatattacgAGATGAAATTCAGTACTTTTCATGTAGGCCGAGTAGATCAATTTGACCCAATTGTAGTTACGGGTAAATTTTTGTTTCGGGTAGCACAAAGacacaaagagaacaatactAAATTAAGGCAGGTCTCGACCCGTTAAACTTGATTGTTAGAATCATGGTACGAGACATCGGTTACATGGAAAAGAAGCTTAACTATTTggcattttgtttttaaaaagtgaaatGTGTTGAAGAGGAGTCTTCCAAAGTACATCAAGGTTGAATATATTAAGACTACCCTAAAACTTAAGGGACAATGGATGCATATATATACAAAGTAAAGCATAAGTACTTAGCTTGTGTTGCAGTTCAGCCACTTGTAGGCTTGAATGTCATGCAAATGGGAGGATTGATCCTGAAAATAGAAAGCACAGCTGATGGAATGGTCCATATCCCATCACCACATATCAAACCCGACGCGACTGCACCGGCATAGTCCTCTGCATCTTTCCGATTAATCCTCTCCCATATGAACAAGATCACGGTCCCTACGAACATATCAATCGCGAAGTAAGCTCCGATGTAGAACGGTACAGCCATGGCCATTGGAATTGGGATGAATTGTGCAATCTTCTTAGGAACTATGTCCCTCAAAAAGTTCACTAAGAAAGCTGCCACGAAAAACCCGAAACACATGGCGAGGCAATGCTTAGGGAGCTCGGAAAAGCCTTGAACTCCTAGAATGGCCATTTCTCTAAAGATTACGGCGTACGGGGCTTTGTACGGACTATCAGGTAAACCGATGTCGAACGCACTCCAAAATAACCAGAATGTTAGGGGAGCTATCACACAGCCCATGGCTGTGCCTACTAGCTGACTTACAAACATAGACTTGGCTGATGAAAGTGTAAGATAACCTGTCTTGAAGTCTTGCATAAGATCAGCAGCCGTCGAAACGATCGACATCATAACACCGCAAGCTGCTAATCCAGCAATAACCCCGCCGTTGTTTCCGACTAGGGAAGCAAATAGAAACAGACCAATCTTTCCATATGTCGATGACAAATTCCAGTCGGTTAGACCAGTGCCGTAGGAGTTGCAGAAAGCAAGGGCCGGGGCGACAATGTAGGCACCAAGAACCAAATACCACTTCAGGGGCGGGAAGATCACCGGCATTGTCGCCGTCGATATCGCTGCTAGACCAACATACCCCGACGCAGCCAACCATGTCGGTATTCTATCTTTCAGAAATACCtcatccttctttctttcctcagCTAGCAGTTTAGAACCCTCACTATCTGCCGTTTTAGACATCAAAACTATTGTAAATGCAAGATTTCCAGAGAACCAAAGGGTTTGATGTcaaatataaacaataaaatcacAAAACAGAAGGCCAATCTCGATCGAACTTCAAAACGACGATGCATAATCAGTTCATAAGCCATGAAACGAGCTACATCAACCTAGTACTAGAACATAAGATCGTACCTAGGAATCCACAAAATGATATCATTGGACTCGACGCCTAATTAACCGCTAACTTCTTCACTAAGAACTCGATAATCTTCATCATTATTTATGATAACCATTTCAATGGGAAAGCATATGCGATAAAGCCAAGCAAACGAAATCTAGgagtgtaacggcccaaatccaccactagcagatattgtcttctttaggtttttcctttcgggcttcccctcaagactttaaaacgcgtctgctaggggaaggtttccacacccttataaagggtgttttgttctcctccccaaccaaagtgggacatcacaatccaccccccttcgggacccagcgtcctcactgacactcgttcctttctccaatcgacgtaggaccccctccaaatccaccccctttggggcccccAGTATCCTTACTggtacaccgcctcgtgtctacccccttcggggaacagcgagaacgctggtaCATCGTctgatgtctgactctgataccatttgtaacggcccagatccactgctagtagatattgtcctctttgggttttccctttcagacttcccctcaagactttaaaacgcgtctgctaggggaaggtttccacacccttataaagggtgttttgttctcctccccaaccaaagtgggacatcacaatccaccccccttcgggacccagcgtcctcactgacactcgttcctttctccaatcgacgtaggaccccctccaaatccaccccctttggggcccccAGTATCCTTACTggtacaccgcctcgtgtctacccccttcggggaacagcgagaacgctggtaCATCGTctgatgtctgactctgataccatttgtaacggcccagatccactgctagtagatattgtcctctttgggttttccctttcagacttcccctcaagacttaaaaacgcgtctgctaggggaaggtttccacacccttataaagggtgttttgttctcccaatgtgggacatcacaaggAGTAAGTAACAAAAATATCGACTCGAATAACGGCTTCACGGTAAAACGCTCACCTGTGGTCTCTGTTAAGACAGGCAGGTTACTCTGTGTGGTCCTTTTGTTGCAAATTTCTTTGATAGTAAGTGATATGATTTTGATCAGATTATAAAGGCCATCGCCGAGGATGAGAGAAATCGCTATGAAGACCTGCAGAGAACCAGAACGAACAGCACTCGAAATGAAAATCGACCGAAGACATAGATAGTCTAGAATGTAGCAAAACACTTGGAGGCAACACAAACATTCTCATTTGATAGCACGTAAACCCGAAGTTAAATTAGAATCGGTATAAGTCGATGTGCTCAAATGTCGGGGAATGGCGCTTAATCTAGAGCGTTCGAAACGTAAAGTACCTTATATCCATAAAGTCCCTTAAAGTCATTGCTCCCAAGGTCAGCTGGATACCAGTCCCCAGCATGTTGAGTAATGAATGGCCAAAGAAACCCCCATGATATAATGGCTCCAAGAAGAACAGAGCAGTTTACAATGTGAGGACAAATGAGGCCACAACCCACGTACGTCGGACTGAAGTCGAAAAAAAACCTACacgaaaagaaataattaattacacaaATCAACGTTGCTCGGTTGAGTTATACATCATTAATCAATTTGCTTCCATTGTATTAGAACTACATCTTccttgtaacagctcaagcctaccactagtagatactgtccgttttggctcgttacgtatcgctgtcagtctcatggttttaaaacacgcctactagggagaggtttccacactcttataagccaccccctttaggggcccagcgtcctcgctggcacaccagtcggtgtctggctctaatatcatttataacaacccaagcatatcgctagcagatattgtccgtttcgGCCCGTTaggtatcgtcgttagcctcatgattttaaaacacgcttactagggagaggtttccacacccttataagccaccccccttagggcccaacgtcctcgctgacacaccggtCGGTGTctcgctctaataccatttataacaacccaagcataccgctagcagatattgtccgtttcggcccgttacgtatcgtcgttagcctcatgattttaagacatgtctactagggagaggtttcaacacccttataagccaccccccttaggggcccagcgtcctcgctggcacaccggtcggtgtctggctcaaataccatttataacaacccaagcctacaactagcagatattgtccgttttggcccgttacgtattgttgttagcctcacgattttaaaacaaatctactagggagaggtttccacacccttataagccaCCCCCCCTtaagggcccaacgtcctcgctggcacaccggtcaatgtctggctctaataccatttataacaacccaagcatactgctagcagatattgtctgttttggctcgttacgaatcgttgttagcctcacgatttagAATACATCTACTCGCTAGTACAccactcggtgtctagctctaataccattcgtaacagttcaagcctaccgctagatgatattgtccgttttggctcattacaCATCGTCATCAgactcacaattttaaaacacatctactagaaagaggtttccacacccttataagtcaccccccttaggggctcagcgtcctcactggcacaccactcggtgtctggctctgataccatttgtaacaacccaaacttaccgctagcggatattgtccgtttggcctgttacgtatcgccgtcagcctcacgattttaaaacgcatctactagggagagacttccacacccttataagccaccccccttaggggcccagcatcctcgctataACACGGctcaatgtctagctctaataccatttgtaacagcggatattgtccgttttagcctgttacgtatagccgtcagcctcacggttttaaaacccGTCTACTAAGAAGgggtttccatactcttaatTCCTCCCCATATTATCTTAAAAAGGCTCAAAGAAGTCATGGAGTAGCAAGACTTACGTATTCTTATATAATTCCAAGCCAAGAGTGGGAAAATTATCAAATCCACACGAATCTCCAACACCACTGAAGAACCACTTAAAACAGCTCCAAAAGAAACTTATTCCAAGATATTTTCCAAGACAATGTACCTGCTTTCTGCgaccaaaaaggaaagaaaacagGTGTGAGCTGCCATGGGAAACATCCACTTAATTGCCCACAATGAAGATCTCATTTATCGTCGAGTTCAACAATCTTACCCCGCAAGCTCCGCTCCGGTGTTCGTATGAAAACTATTTATCAGCATCGCCGTGGCTGTACCACTGGGATATGTAAGCTTGTAATCCAAGACCATCACCTGAACTCATCCAACACgagacaataaaataaaaattcatgaaacgATAATCAAAAAGTGATACAACGCGAGTGGTTGGATTAACTTGAGCATACTTCAACTGATTTCACAagatttcttaagaaaatcaTAGGCTTTCAAAAGATTTTTGAAGGTGGCTAACAAGGAATtttgtgatgtcctacattggttcgggaggagaacaaaccaccatttataagtgtgtggaaaccttcccctagtagacgcgttttaaagccttgagggcaagcccgaaagggaaagcccaaagaggacaatatctactagcggtggatctgggtcgttacaaatttGCACTTGTTCTATCagtccctttttttttcacatgCCCCAAGCATTCAAATACTTCAAATCATTCATTTGAGCAGCCAATCTAATGCAAAAGTTCATATCAGGTTCCAATGCAATAGAATTAAGCTCTCCATAATTCACTCAAAAGTGCATTAAACCATGATTTTCTTACAGAAGCAGATCATACATCAGATGAACTAATCTGGTAAAGGGTTATTTGTTCGCCCAAGAACAAGCTTTAGTAATATCTTTCAATCATATGGATTATAGTATGGTAAGCAAGGATATAGTTTAAGTTTCAAATGAGTATCTATACGTTAGGACATCGGTTTTCGTCGATTTCTTCTTAACCAACGAGAAAAAACGTAAAAAAACGGTAGAACGAACATGCTGAAAGTCAACAAAAGCTTATAACATTCACCTTCCGCAATGGCACAAGACTAAACAGCCCAAGGAAACtgacaacaaacaaaaagccAATCATCCACGCCAATCCCGGGTTTATCACATCTTCTGCTCGGTTACCGGGGTATTCTGTGCCAATTAACTTATACGTTCGTTCATCCATTGCAATCAAATACGAACCAAATCCTCCTGAAACGAGATGAAAATTTACGAATTGGATTAAACagaaaaacataaagaatCCACATTGGGCGGAGTTTACCGCTCGTAATACACGAAGATTAGAACGAACGTCAGTTCATATCACATTTCTAAATCAAAGATGAGTTCATTTGTATCTTTCCCAAGTCAACCAGTGAATCCTGACAAACTAAAGTAGACAAAGATTCAATACAAACAGTGACAGAAAGTGAAATTCAGCTAGTTTTCAACACATCCCAACATTCAGCTAGTCTTTACAGACAATCTTTCCCAAATTTCTATGGCGAAATGTTTTCCTACAAGTAAGTCAAACTAGATGGCTCCAAGATAACCAACAGAAAATGCTTACACAATAAGAAACAGTTCTTCAGGCTCCACACTTAAAAGggtacaaaattttcaaagcaaTAGATAATCATTTACAGTGAATCATCTCAAAAGCACAAGAAGACGCTGAGATAAACTAAATGGTTCAtgacaaagaagaacaagagagattACCACTGAAGGCCAGGCCGTAACAAGCCACAACACATGTCTGAATGACAGTGTTTTCTTGCTTGGTAAAGGGTGTAACAGAGAATCCGAGTTTGGACAAAACCCCAGTCCATGATTTGACGAAGAAGAAACCCAATAAACCAGCGGCGACGTTCAAGGATGGGATGATCCCCACCGTCAGATTCAGCTTATGGGTGATGATACAGAACAAAGTCCCTAACAAAGCACTCACAGCCAACCCTCTGATCGTGATTTGCTCTTTCCATTCTGGgatttcttcaaaatcatcCGATTCAATGGATCCATTATTCTGAGGCTCCACTAACAACGGTGTTGATATCTCTAAACGATTATTCTCTGTACCCATTGGgattcttctttgatttcttcccCCTTTTTGCCTGATAAGATTCAGAGATTCAATCGACTGGTACCCTTGTAATCCTACGCTTTTGAAGGGCGAATATGGATTCCTTAACGTGGACGGATCATCCTTTTGATGAGTTTGTTGGGATGTGTGCCTCTGAAGATATGAAAAGGAATTTGATTCGTTGGAACGTGTGCTGTTACTGTAATGGAATCAGTTGTTTTATTAGCCTTTGCAGGTCAGATTTGCATCATTTTCACCGCTAGTTAAATATCTAAGCTAATCTATAGTTCATTAAACAGAACAGAtccattgattttttaattaactcgTTTCTTCCATGTTGTAATTAAGAAAAAGGTTACGTCTTTTAATCTTATAagcaaaacccaacaaaattcTAATACTCAATTTCCTTTTAGAACATGATCAAATGATGggtcgttttaaaaattaactttacTGTGTTCATCAATGTAGAAACATTTGTTTGTTTGCCTTTCTCCACTTTATTTGGGttaattaacttaatttaGACACTAATCTGGATTTTCATTGGCCTATTaaacaaattctttattagttatatagtttaagagagagaaagattggAAGGGTGTTGTTTGGCACATGGGTCTTGCTGAAAGACGAGAATAATGCGAAGAGCGGCGTTGGTATTTGACTCCAATATTTTCCGGGAAAATTTCCCAGAATCTTCTCTGATCAGCGAAGAACGATGAAGGGTTTGCTTCGAATTTTCCCTTCATTCAATGTAAGTTCACTTCCTTCGACATTGAGGAACTTTGATTTACAAGTTTTTGTGGGGATTTCTACACGAAGGGGCCATTGCCAAGTATTCAAACAGTACTAGTTCATACAGAATCTGGCTGTAAAGAGTGTTGATGTTTAACAAGAGTAGAATGATTTGCTTGAACAGTTACCTGACTAGAAATTTTTGCTTGAAGTTATAAAGGGTATAGAAAAATGAGATGAGGAGTCGATTTACTTAGTGTTTTGATGAAAGCATAAGTAATGAAGTGTTTTATTTGCCCCATTTCCTGTTGAAGTTATGGTGAAGTATATGATTGTTTGGCTTTACAGAGTTCAtaattttcatgttcttggCCTTTCTTTGTTTGGTATTTCGTTACAAACAATttatttctctgttttttcgaGCTGAGTTTGTTCATGTTATAATGAAACTCAAGTGGAATTACACCCAATAGCTTTTCTTTTGCTTAGCTGTTTGTCTTCCACTCCAACATAGCTACAAACTTCAAAGGGACTGTCAATGGATGGGATTGAGGTTCAATCCAGAAACATCCACTTCCAATGGATATGGTCCATCAGCTCTCGTTCCTGTCCATCTAGGCAGCATCCAAGTTGAGATAGGAGTAGCAAACAGTCAAGGAGGAGCACGCCACCATTAAACATGGAACTCGGTCTGGCACcagtattgtgagatcccacatcggttggggaggagaacgaaacattctttataagggtgtggaaacctctccctagcagacacgttttaaaaaccttgaggggaagctcgaaagggaaaaactaaagaggacaatatctgctagcggtgggcttgagtcactac
This sequence is a window from Cucurbita pepo subsp. pepo cultivar mu-cu-16 chromosome LG04, ASM280686v2, whole genome shotgun sequence. Protein-coding genes within it:
- the LOC111793796 gene encoding probable metal-nicotianamine transporter YSL6; the protein is MGTENNRLEISTPLLVEPQNNGSIESDDFEEIPEWKEQITIRGLAVSALLGTLFCIITHKLNLTVGIIPSLNVAAGLLGFFFVKSWTGVLSKLGFSVTPFTKQENTVIQTCVVACYGLAFSGGFGSYLIAMDERTYKLIGTEYPGNRAEDVINPGLAWMIGFLFVVSFLGLFSLVPLRKVMVLDYKLTYPSGTATAMLINSFHTNTGAELAGKQVHCLGKYLGISFFWSCFKWFFSGVGDSCGFDNFPTLGLELYKNTFFFDFSPTYVGCGLICPHIVNCSVLLGAIISWGFLWPFITQHAGDWYPADLGSNDFKGLYGYKVFIAISLILGDGLYNLIKIISLTIKEICNKRTTQSNLPVLTETTDSEGSKLLAEERKKDEVFLKDRIPTWLAASGYVGLAAISTATMPVIFPPLKWYLVLGAYIVAPALAFCNSYGTGLTDWNLSSTYGKIGLFLFASLVGNNGGVIAGLAACGVMMSIVSTAADLMQDFKTGYLTLSSAKSMFVSQLVGTAMGCVIAPLTFWLFWSAFDIGLPDSPYKAPYAVIFREMAILGVQGFSELPKHCLAMCFGFFVAAFLVNFLRDIVPKKIAQFIPIPMAMAVPFYIGAYFAIDMFVGTVILFIWERINRKDAEDYAGAVASGLICGDGIWTIPSAVLSIFRINPPICMTFKPTSG